A single window of Nicotiana tomentosiformis chromosome 1, ASM39032v3, whole genome shotgun sequence DNA harbors:
- the LOC104110799 gene encoding uncharacterized protein isoform X1 — translation MLVARVAGDKMCCLSSDLFLLGTLSGFQRGSLSASPNKSCPKMILLILSLICYSFPLQDKLKSHPFQQPLVQLLAFGLHELRHAASSQKSTGFSGGPVLQRGVSV, via the exons ATGCTGGTTGCTAGAGTAGCAG GTGACAAAATGTGTTGTCTAAGCTCTGATCTCTTTCTTCTCGGGACACTATCAGGATTCCAGAGAGGATCTTTGTCTGCTTCTCCTAATAAAAG TTGTCCGAAGATGATCCTGCTGATCCTAAGCTTGATATGTTATTCATTTCCTCTTCAAGACAAGCTGAAGAGCCATCCTTTCCAGCAACCTCTGGTTCAACTTCTAGCTTTTGGTCTTCACGAGCTAAGACATGCGGCTTCATCTCAGAAG AGCACTGGTTTTTCAGGTGGTCCTGTTCTCCAAAGGGGGGTTTCTGTATGA
- the LOC104110799 gene encoding uncharacterized protein isoform X3, with translation MLVARVAGDKMCCLSSDLFLLGTLSGFQRGSLSASPNKSCPKMILLILSLICYSFPLQDKLKSHPFQQPLVQLLAFGLHELRHAASSQKSAGGS, from the exons ATGCTGGTTGCTAGAGTAGCAG GTGACAAAATGTGTTGTCTAAGCTCTGATCTCTTTCTTCTCGGGACACTATCAGGATTCCAGAGAGGATCTTTGTCTGCTTCTCCTAATAAAAG TTGTCCGAAGATGATCCTGCTGATCCTAAGCTTGATATGTTATTCATTTCCTCTTCAAGACAAGCTGAAGAGCCATCCTTTCCAGCAACCTCTGGTTCAACTTCTAGCTTTTGGTCTTCACGAGCTAAGACATGCGGCTTCATCTCAGAAG TCTGCAGGTGGGAGTTGA
- the LOC104110799 gene encoding uncharacterized protein isoform X4, whose protein sequence is MLVARVAGFQRGSLSASPNKSCPKMILLILSLICYSFPLQDKLKSHPFQQPLVQLLAFGLHELRHAASSQKSTGFSGGPVLQRGVSV, encoded by the exons ATGCTGGTTGCTAGAGTAGCAG GATTCCAGAGAGGATCTTTGTCTGCTTCTCCTAATAAAAG TTGTCCGAAGATGATCCTGCTGATCCTAAGCTTGATATGTTATTCATTTCCTCTTCAAGACAAGCTGAAGAGCCATCCTTTCCAGCAACCTCTGGTTCAACTTCTAGCTTTTGGTCTTCACGAGCTAAGACATGCGGCTTCATCTCAGAAG AGCACTGGTTTTTCAGGTGGTCCTGTTCTCCAAAGGGGGGTTTCTGTATGA
- the LOC104110799 gene encoding uncharacterized protein isoform X2, whose translation MCCLSSDLFLLGTLSGFQRGSLSASPNKSCPKMILLILSLICYSFPLQDKLKSHPFQQPLVQLLAFGLHELRHAASSQKSTGFSGGPVLQRGVSV comes from the exons ATGTGTTGTCTAAGCTCTGATCTCTTTCTTCTCGGGACACTATCAGGATTCCAGAGAGGATCTTTGTCTGCTTCTCCTAATAAAAG TTGTCCGAAGATGATCCTGCTGATCCTAAGCTTGATATGTTATTCATTTCCTCTTCAAGACAAGCTGAAGAGCCATCCTTTCCAGCAACCTCTGGTTCAACTTCTAGCTTTTGGTCTTCACGAGCTAAGACATGCGGCTTCATCTCAGAAG AGCACTGGTTTTTCAGGTGGTCCTGTTCTCCAAAGGGGGGTTTCTGTATGA